A genome region from Pan troglodytes isolate AG18354 chromosome 3, NHGRI_mPanTro3-v2.0_pri, whole genome shotgun sequence includes the following:
- the LOC746255 gene encoding uncharacterized protein LOC746255 — protein sequence MRGQGRRKGHRGSPARPSGAVPRVLRGCSTCGIPRAGSLLWRGKEGASASEPSSAARRSLPAQPAAPGGGARPGSRGVTRSSGRCNPGRPWGHNLREVSYPCVSAGPLGHWERNEVVMSQVFSKIRTRHQTEEAGAPESTQGRVGEEGGRGCSAGAGRPQPRGTRRRAKTSHPAREGRGGPREGAPFQPGETRVLAASLSSRQRAPVLTPAPFPRSMLLTKWPGEECRSPRGQALPKH from the coding sequence ATGCGGGGTCAGGGGCGTCGGAAAGGTCACCGCGGCAGCCCGGCGCGCCCCAGCGGGGCTGTTCCGAGGGTACTGCGAGGTTGCTCTACGTGCGGGATTCCGCGGGCGGGCAGCCTGCtctggagaggaaaggaaggcgCATCCGCCTCGGAGCCCAGCTCTGCTGCGCGTCGCTCGCTCCCTGCGCAACCTGCAGCCCCGGGAGGCGGGGCGCGTCCTGGCTCCCGCGGGGTCACACGGAGCAGCGGGCGCTGTAATCCAGGGAGGCCTTGGGGACACAACCTTAGGGAAGTCAGCTACCCGTGTGTGTCCGCTGGCCCACTGGGACACTGGGAGCGAAATGAGGTGGTTATGAGCCAGGTATTTTCCAAAATACGCACCAGGCACCAGACCGAGGAAGCCGGAGCCCCGGAGAGCACGCAGGGGCGGGTGGGAGAGGAAGGCGGGCGAGGCTGCTCAGCGGGTGCCGGGAGACCGCAGCCGCGGGGGACTCGCAGAAGAGCCAAGACCAGCCACCCAGCccgggaagggaggggaggaccGCGAGAGGGTGCCCCATTTCAGCCTGGGGAGACGCGTGTGCTGGCCGCCAGTCTCTCTTCCCGGCAGAGGGCCCCAGTGCTGACCCCAGCCCCTTTTCCACGCTCGATGCTTCTTACAAAGTGGCCGGGCGAAGAGTGTCGCTCCCCGAGAGGCCAGGCCCTTCCTAAACACTAA